From the genome of Candidatus Methylomirabilota bacterium, one region includes:
- a CDS encoding SDR family oxidoreductase — protein sequence MGPGPGPAAPGPLRDLRRLRAAGGARAGRSAGRRRDLTPTSGPSARPDPIGPEAGSERTRRALVTGGTGGLGLAIACTLARDGLAVVATYAHDDRAAEAAVASANTHGVALSVVRCDAASTAAVAGLFEAEPAGGYDVFVHAAGFTRDGLMMLMPDRDFDDVVAVHLGGAFLGSRQALRGMTARHWGRLVYVVSPTAVLGRPGQTNYGAAKAGLIGLCRSLAREVGGFGITVNCVCAGLVDTELTAHLPAATRAELIAAIPLGRPGQPGEIAALVSFLCSERASYITGQVIGADGGLT from the coding sequence GTGGGCCCAGGGCCTGGTCCCGCGGCGCCTGGACCCCTCCGAGATCTTCGCCGACTTCGAGCGGCTGGCGGCGCTCGAGCCGGGCGGTCGGCCGGCAGGCGGCGCGACCTGACGCCCACCTCGGGCCCGTCCGCCCGGCCCGACCCGATCGGGCCCGAGGCCGGGTCCGAGCGAACGCGGCGCGCCCTGGTCACCGGCGGCACCGGGGGTCTCGGGCTCGCCATCGCCTGCACGCTCGCCCGGGACGGCCTCGCGGTGGTCGCCACCTATGCCCACGACGACCGAGCCGCTGAGGCCGCGGTGGCGTCGGCGAACACGCACGGGGTGGCGCTCTCGGTCGTCCGCTGCGATGCCGCCTCGACCGCGGCCGTGGCGGGGCTCTTCGAGGCGGAGCCCGCCGGCGGGTACGACGTGTTCGTCCACGCCGCCGGCTTCACGCGGGACGGGCTGATGATGCTCATGCCGGACCGCGACTTCGACGACGTCGTGGCCGTCCACCTGGGCGGCGCCTTTCTCGGCTCCCGGCAGGCGCTCCGCGGGATGACGGCGAGGCACTGGGGCCGCCTCGTCTACGTCGTCTCGCCCACCGCGGTCCTCGGCCGACCCGGCCAGACGAACTACGGCGCCGCCAAGGCCGGCCTCATCGGCCTGTGCCGGTCGCTCGCGCGCGAGGTGGGGGGCTTCGGAATCACGGTCAACTGCGTGTGCGCGGGACTCGTCGACACCGAGCTAACGGCGCACCTCCCGGCCGCCACCCGGGCCGAGCTGATCGCCGCCATCCCGCTGGGTCGGCCCGGCCAGCCGGGAGAGATCGCCGCGCTCGTGAGCTTCCTCTGCTCCGAGCGCGCCAGCTACATCACCGGTCAGGTGATCGGGGCCGACGGCGGGTTGACCTGA
- a CDS encoding amidohydrolase — translation MATTDELKARVCAEIDRRADDIVAISDHILRHPESGYREVRTAAYVAAQFDRLGLKYRDGLALTGVKARLSGRASGPTVAVLGELDSLIVAEHPFADPVTHAAHACGHNAQVASMLGAGMGLQTVMDELDGDVVLFAVPAEEYIEVEWRMGLREQKKVEFLVGKAELIRLGEFDDVDMAIITHTNARPDDGLSSVGDTHNGCVVKFMRFLGKGAHAGSAPHLGINALKAAQVALHAIDAQRETFRDEDTIRVHPIITRGGEAVSAVPADVRLETFVRGKTVEAIAEAAAKVDRSLRAGALALGARVQITTLPGYLPQKMDANLVALTHRNAAAVVGEANMGKPRHSTGSTDIGDLGFIMPEVHPRAGGVRGSIHGADYVIVDHRLAAVNPAKFMATTVVDLLHDGAREARRVKAEAGAKLTRDEYLALVRRFTSFEEFPAT, via the coding sequence ATGGCGACGACCGATGAGCTGAAGGCGCGGGTGTGCGCGGAGATCGACCGGCGGGCCGACGACATCGTCGCGATCAGCGACCACATTCTCCGCCACCCGGAGAGCGGCTACCGGGAGGTGCGTACCGCCGCCTACGTGGCAGCCCAGTTCGACCGGCTGGGCCTGAAGTACCGCGACGGGCTGGCCCTGACCGGGGTCAAGGCGCGGCTGTCGGGTCGCGCCTCGGGACCGACCGTGGCGGTCCTCGGTGAGCTGGACTCGCTGATCGTCGCCGAGCACCCGTTCGCCGACCCGGTGACCCACGCCGCCCACGCCTGCGGCCACAACGCCCAGGTCGCCTCGATGCTCGGCGCCGGGATGGGGCTGCAGACCGTGATGGACGAGCTGGACGGGGACGTCGTCCTCTTCGCGGTGCCGGCCGAGGAGTACATCGAGGTCGAGTGGCGGATGGGGCTCCGCGAGCAGAAGAAGGTCGAGTTCCTCGTGGGCAAGGCCGAGCTGATCCGCCTGGGCGAGTTCGACGACGTCGACATGGCGATCATCACCCACACCAACGCCCGGCCGGACGACGGTCTGTCGAGCGTCGGGGACACGCACAACGGGTGCGTCGTCAAGTTCATGCGCTTCCTGGGCAAGGGGGCCCACGCCGGCAGCGCGCCGCACCTCGGGATCAACGCGCTGAAGGCCGCCCAGGTCGCGCTCCATGCGATCGACGCCCAGCGGGAGACCTTCCGGGACGAGGACACGATCCGGGTCCACCCCATCATCACCCGGGGGGGCGAGGCGGTCAGCGCGGTGCCGGCCGACGTCCGGCTCGAGACGTTCGTGCGGGGCAAGACGGTCGAGGCCATCGCGGAGGCGGCCGCCAAGGTGGACCGGAGCCTGCGGGCGGGCGCGCTCGCGCTGGGCGCCCGGGTCCAGATCACGACGCTGCCCGGCTACCTGCCGCAGAAGATGGACGCCAACCTGGTCGCTCTCACGCACCGGAACGCCGCCGCCGTGGTCGGTGAGGCGAACATGGGCAAGCCCCGGCATTCGACCGGCTCGACCGACATCGGCGACCTCGGGTTCATCATGCCGGAGGTCCACCCCCGGGCCGGCGGCGTGCGGGGCAGCATCCACGGCGCCGACTACGTCATTGTCGACCACCGGCTGGCCGCGGTGAACCCGGCGAAGTTCATGGCGACGACGGTGGTCGACCTGCTCCACGACGGCGCCCGGGAGGCTCGGCGCGTCAAGGCCGAGGCCGGCGCCAAGCTCACCCGCGACGAGTACCTCGCCCTCGTCCGACGGTTCACGTCGTTCGAGGAGTTCCCGGCGACATAG